In Eubacteriales bacterium mix99, the DNA window CAGATCCCTGAGCCATTGATTTTGGGTGAAGGAATCGCCCATACTTCCCCAACGGGTCGTCAGCACCGTCAAGGTAACAGGCTCCCTGGTAATCGGCAGTCCTTCCTTGCTGAAGCTTTCCTTTTCAGAAGTTCCCTCTGCAGTTTTTCCAGTATCTTTCCCGGCTTTCCTGTCATTGCCGCCGCTTCCGCATCCGGATACCAATGAGACAATCAGGACTGCTGTCAGCAAAAGGCCGGCAGCTCTTTTGAAAATGGCTTTCATTTTTGAAATACCTCCTTGTTCCTTTTATGAGAAGCAGTCCACAGAACCGCTTCCGAAATATATAATGGAGCGCTAGCCTTTCACGGCTCCGATCATAACCCCCTGGTTGAAATATTTTTGGACAAAAGGATAGAACACCATAATGGGAACCGTGGAAACAATGATAACCGCATAACGCATAAGCGCAGCTTTCCGAAGGGCAATCTGTGCCGCCTCGCCCGTCCCCATGGCGCTCTGCATATTATTGGTAATCAGAATATCCCTCAGAATAAGCTGCAGGGGATAGAGATTCGGATCCTTCAGATAAATCAGGGCGTTGAAATAGGAATTCCAGTGCCATACTGCCGTCCACAGACCAATCACTGCAATCACTGCCTTGGAAAGGGGAATCACGATTTGAAAGAAATATCGGATATTCCCGCATCCGTCAATCTGGGCAGCATCCCATAAATCCGATGGAATGCTGGTGCTGAAGAAAGTACGGGCTACAATGATATTGTAAACGGATACGGAAAAAGGCAGAACCATTACCCAGAAGGTATCGTACAAATGAAAATCCTGCACGGTAAGGTAGGTGGGGATGAGTCCTCCGCTGAAAAACATGGTAAACACGAACAGAAAGGTAAAGAACCCCCGGCCTGCCAGATCCTTGCGGGACAGGGCATAAGCAGCCGGAATATTGACTGCGATCCCAATCAGGGTCCCCATAAGGGTGTAGGCGATGGTATTTCGATATCCGATCCAGATATCCGCATGCTTCAGCAGCTCTCTGTATCCGTCCAGGGTAAATCCCACCGGATAAAACCAGACCTTTCCCGCTGAAACAGCATTGGGACTGCTGAAAGAAGCAATGACCACAAAATACAAAGGATAAAGTACAATAACAAGAGTAAGGATTGCAAAGCCATATATAAAAAGATTGAATACAAGATCCGATTGACTCCGGCGGATCCTGGCAGGCCTTTCTACGGAAGTCCGGATAACCATGCCTTTTCCCCTTTCCTACCACAGACTGTTTTCACTGAATCTCCTGGAAATCTGATTGACGGCGAACAACAATATAAAGTTAATAATCGTATTGAACATATTGATGGCAGCCGAGTAACTGTACTGGGCGCTGAGAATACCCATTTTATAAACATAGGTGGAGATTACTTCACTGGTCTTCAGATTCATGTCATTCTGCATGAGATAAACCTTTTCAAAGCCCAGGCCCATCAAGCCGCCAACTCTCATTATGAGAAGAATAACAGCCGTGGGAATCAGCATGGGAACATCGATGTGCCACATCTTCTGCCGCTTGCTGGCACCGTCTACTGTTGCCGCCTCATACAGACTCGGATCCACGGAAGACAAAGCCGCAATATAAATAATGCTGTCCCAGCCGAAATTCTGCCAGATATCCGACCATACATATACACTGGAAAAGGCTCCGGCGCTGCCCATCAGATTTGGAGCCTCCTTCCCGAACAGACGATAGGTATTTCCAATCAAACCGCTGCCGGGGGAAAGAAACAGTATGATAATCCCAACCATAACAACGGTGGAGATAAAATGAGGCAGATAGGTAATGGTCTGAAAACTTTTCCGGAACCAGTTGCCCTTCATCTGATTGACGATAAGAGCCAGTAAAATAGGCAGTGGAAAACCCGCAGCCAGACTGTAAAGATTGATGACAAGCGTATTGCGAATGGTAGTGTCAAACTGAAAGGACTTGAAGAACTTTGTAAAATACTTATGCCATGGATCCGCCCAGGGACTTCCTGTAATGCCCGTAGCCGGCCTGAAATCCTTAAAGGCTATGATAACCCCGTACATGGGCTTGTATGCAAAGCATATAAGCAATATGACCGCTGGCAGTAAAAGAAGATACAGTCCCAGGTTGCGGCGGGTCCGTCGCCACAGATGCTGCATCTTCCCTCTTATAGGTTGTTGTGTATTTGCCGAATTCATCCCGCAGCCCCCTCTTTTCCCCTACTGCTTCCCTATCGATCAAATAAAAATCAAAAGCCAGACAGCATACATAGGAAACCGGAAAACCGCTAACGATCTCTACTGTTATCGTTAACACCAGTACAATTGTAATATACCAAATCATTTTTGATATGTCAAGAGAAATACCCAAAAATATTTTATGTTTCATAACATGGATTACTGAAAATAAAGCTTGCCTTTTATCCAAATAAGTCTTTATAATAGAAATATGACATAATATAATGATTTACTTGGGTTTATCGTTATCCCAAAACACAAAGGAGCATTCTATTGAAAGATATTTTTTCATCACTGTCCCTATCATCGCTGAAAGCTGCAGCAGAAAGGAGGGGCTTATGGTTACTCTAAAAGATATTGCCCGGGAAGCAGGCGTCAGTGTTATGACCGTCTCCCGGGTGGTAAACGGCAATTTCTCCAAGGTGTCGCTGGAAAACATAAAAAAGATACAGGCTATCATAAAGGAAAAACATTATGTTCCCAACTCCACCGCCCGCTCGTTGTCCTCCAAATCGTCCCACATTGTTTCCCTCATTGTCCGGGGCCGCCAAAATGAGCTGGCCAACCCATACAATGCCACCATGGTCGGGGAAATCGTGCCGCTGATCCAGAAGCAGGGCTATTATCTGATGCTTCATTTCACGGATCAATATGGTGATATCACTCAGCGGCTCCGGGCTTGGAATGTGGAAGGAGCTATTTTCGTGGGTACCTTTGACGGAGAAATCCAGAAGATCATGCAGGATAACCATATCCCCCTGATATTTACCGACAGTTATAGCCGGGTCCGGCAGATTACCAATGTCGGGGTGGACGATTACAAAGGCGGAGAACTGGCTGCCCAATACCTGCTTGACAACGGTCATAAAGACTTCGCCTTCGTCGGATGGCCGCTTGCCTCCGGGGTCGTACGGGGCAGGTTCAGGGGCTTTCGCGAAACCCTGGAAAAGGCGGGTTACTCTTTGGACCGCTCTCATATCCTGGAGGCCAGGGATACCAGGGATTCCATATTGGATATCGTGGATACCATATGTGAATTTGAAGAAGAGCATATCGCCATATTCACATCCGCAGACTTGCTTGCGGTCACACTGATGGATCTTCTCCGGGACCGAAATCGGATCGCCCCCAGGGATTACTCCATTATCGGCTTTGACGATCTGTCCATCGCAGGCTACGTGACGCCCAGACTGACCACCATAAGCCAGAGCTTCCCCAAAAAGGCCAAAGCAGCAACAGATCTTCTGTTCCGTCACATTCAGGACCCGGCTGCCCCTTCTGAAAATGTAACCCTGGACGTCCGTCTTGTCCGCAGGGAATCGGTTTCCTGCCGAAACCGAAGTTGATGTGGCTCCGGCACTGTCCATCAGGCTTGGAGTCTCCTTCCTGAACAGCCGAGTCCGGCAGATTACCCTTGTCGGGGCAGATATTTCCCTCCTTTCTTGACTTTCCCAAAACGCAGGATTATAATAAATGCGAATGCGAACCATGTGCATTTGGATCATGATCTGCGAATATTGATACAAGCCATGGTCATGATCTGCGAATATTGAAACAGGCAATGGTCATGTTAAATGAGAAAGAAGAAAAGAGGTCTGCCGCAGATGAAACAATTCCGAAAAATCCTGCTAACGGGATGCCTGATCCTTCTGCTTTTTACCGGATGTGGTTCGTCCCGGAATCCTTCCACTCCGGGAAAGGGCGGACATAAGTTGCAGAACGGGAAGCTGTCAGTCTGTGCCAGCTTTTATCCCATGTATGATTTTGCCCGAAAGATCGGCGGTGGTAAAGTTCTTGTCACCAACATGGTGCCGGCCGGGACGGAGCCCCACGACTGGGAGCCTGCCGCTTCCGATATCGTGACATTGGAAAAAGCCGATGTGTTTGTCTACAATGGTGCCGGCCTGGAGGGCTGGGCAAAAGGTGTGCTGGCCTCCCTCCAAAACAGGAATCTGATCCCGGTGGAGGCTTCCAAGGATGTTCCCCTCCTGAAGGGCCAAAGCTCAGAAAAGAAAAAGGGAAACAATCCATCATCAGATCCTCATGTCTGGCTGAATCCTCAGTATGCCAAAAAAGAAATGGAAAACATAAAAAACGGGTTTGTGAAGGCAGATCCCGGAAATAAAAGCTATTATGAAGCCAATTACGCCAAATACGCCGGAGAAACGGATCAGCTGGACAGGGAGCTGAAGGATACCTTTTCCGCCCTGCCAAAAAAGGACATCGTCGTGGCCCACCAGGCTTTCGGATATCTTTGTGAAGCCTACGGGCTCCATCAAATCGGTGTGGAAGGTCTGGTGCCCGATTCGGAGCCGGACCCGGCAAGAATGGCCGAGATCATTGAACTGGCACGGAAATATGGCGTAAAGGTGATCTTTTTTGAGGAACTGGTCAGTCCAAAGGTATCCGAAACCATAGCCGACGCCGTTGGCGCAAAGATCGCTGTGCTGAACCCCATCGAAGGTCTTAGCGAGAAACAGCTGGCTTCGGGCGATGATTACTTTTCCGTCATGCGTCAGAATGCCAGGGCCCTGAAAAAAGCCCTGCAGTAGAAAATCCCCCTAAGGAGGATTTGCAGGAGTTAGGAGAGTCGCAGGAATAAGAAGATTTGCAGAAATAAGGAGTTTTGCAGGAATAAGAAGATTTGCAGTAAAAGGAGATTTACAGGAAAAGGGATGGAAGAAGAAAAAGTCCGGCTGGTAAAAGGGATGGAAGGAAGAAGGGGAGGAGAAATGTCCGGCAGAAACGTCATCGAAGCAAAAAACTTAAGCTTTGGATATGAAAGCACACCGATCTTTGAAGGAGTCAGCTTCTCCGTCCGTCCGGGGGATTTTATCGCCATCATCGGTTCCAACGGAGCCGGAAAGAGCACTCTGCTGCGGCTGATACTAGGAGAGCTGGCACCGTCTTCGGGAGATCTCCGTCTGTTGGGCCAGGACATCCGTCAGTTCCGGGACTGGCCGAAGATCGGCTATCTTCCACAGAATGGACTGGGATCCGGAGCCGGCTTCCCCGCCACTGTCCAGGAGATTGTGCAGGCCAATTTGTTTTCCCGGATCGGCCTGATGCGTTTCCCAAAGAAAGAGCATCGGGAAAAAACGCTTCACGCACTGGAACTGGTGGGAATGAAGGATTACGCCGGGAGAAAGATCGGGGAGCTTTCCGGCGGGCAGCAGCAGAGGGTGCTGTTGGCACGGGTTCTGGTAAACGATCCGGAAATCATGCTGCTGGATGAACCAACCAATGGAGTCGATGCCCGTTCCGTCCAGTCCTTTTTTGAACTGCTGTCGGAATGCAACGAGGAAGCCGGGCTCACCATTGTCATGGTGACCCACGATATCGCCCGGGCCGAAAACCATGTGTCCAGGGTCCTGTGCCTGGAAGAAGGAACCCTTATCGAGCTGAAGAAGGCCCAGATTGAAAAAGAGCTTTCCCAAAAACACAAGCACCAAAGGAGGCCGGATCATGGCAATTCTGGAATATGACTTCATGCGGCGGGCTTTTCTGGCAGGGATCCTGCTTGCCGTCATAGTCCCCTGCATCGGAATTATTGTCGTATTAAAGCGTCTTTCCATGATGGGGGACGCCCTGTCCCATACCTCGCTGGCCGGGGTCGCTGCCGGTCTGGTCATGGGCATCAACCCCATTTTGGGTGCTGTGGTCACATGTATCGCTGCGGCATTGGGTATTGAGGCCATCCGTAAACGAATCCCGAAGTTTTCCGAGATGTCCATTGCCATCATCATGTCGGCAGGCATCGGCCTTGCAGGGGTATTATCCGGTTTTGTCAAAAACGCCGCCAATTTCAACAGCTTTTTATTCGGAAGCATTGTGGCCATCAGTGATTTTGAAATGATCCTGGTTGTCTGCATCAGCTGCGCTGTGCTGCTTACCTTTCTGCTGCTGTACAAAGAGCTGTTCTACATCGCCCTGGACGAACAGTCTGCTCGGCTGGCCGGCATTCCGGTAAAATCGATCAACTTTATCTTCACAATCCTGACTGCCGTTACCGTTTCCATTGCCGCACGGACGGTAGGGGCCCTGATCGTTTCCTCCCTGATGGTGGTGCCGGTGGCCTGCGGCATGCAGGTGGGAAAAAGCTATAAGCAGACGGTGGTGTACTCCATTCTTTTTGCCGTTTCCTTTACCATAGCCGGATTATTTCTGTCCTATTACCTGCGGCTCAAGCCCGGAGGCACCATTGTCCTGATCGGAGTCCTTTGCCTGGTGGCCCTGCTGTTGATCAAAAGATTTGCCCGCCGCACCGTGCCGGCTGCTGCAAATCGGAAATAAGAAGGAAAAACGTACGAAAGGAGAAGGGCGGATCCCCATCCCCTTAATGGGAACGATGGGAGACAAGCCCTGCTGTGATAGAAATGAAAGAACAAAACATCAAATGGCCATCCGGCCTGAAACGAACCAGGCCCCGGCAGAAGGTGCTCTCCGTATTGGAGCATGCGGAAGAGCCCCTGAGCGCCATGGACATCAGCACCGAGATTGAAAAGGACGGCGGCACCGTCTGGATGTCCACCATATACCGGATTCTGGACCTTTTTGAGAAAGAAGGCATCGTCCTGAAAATTTCCATGATGGATAATGAAATGGCATTGTATGAGCTGAACCGATCCCGGCACAAACATTACGCCATCTGTCTGGGCTGCCGCAAAATTCTGCCCATGGACAACTGTCCCATGGGAAACTTCGTTCCAAAAATTGAAGAGGAGGATTTCCATGTAGTAGGCCATCATATCGTCGTATATGGCTACTGCAGGGAATGCTCCTCCAAAAAATCAAAATAAAAAAATAAAAAATCCCGGTATAAAAAACAAGGAAGCTGAAGCTAAATCACTAGCTGCAAGCAATATCCTTTCGTCCTGATGTCTATTACTCTCTGTGAATAGTATGTCATGGCTTTTTTTACCTGTTTTGTTTTCTTTCCCTTGTTTCCTGTCTCACCGGGAGGGAGAAACAGCCCATCATAAATTATCCTCTTTCAAGGCATCGATAATATTCTCTTTCTTGACCTTTGAAGTGGAATACAACATGGTGACTCCCACAATGACAAAGATCAGAACGATCGCTGCCAAATAGCTCTTCCATGGCAGGGCAAAGCCAACCTCATACACATCTTCCTCCATCCTGTGCAGGAAAAAGGAAATTCCGATACTGATTGGCAACCCAAACATCAGCGATTTCAGCCCGTAAAAGATACTTTCAAACCGGATCATCCTGTTGAAGCTCCGTGGGGTCATGCCAACCGAGCGCAGCATGGCAAATTCGTGCCGCCGCAGAGCAATGTTGGTGGTGACGGTGTTGAAAATATTGGCGATGCAGATAAGGCTGATCAGAGTGATAAACCCGTAGATGAAAACACGAAGTACGATAAGTAGATTCCGTTCGCTCTGTGCCTCAGTAGCGACGTTATAAATATAGGCCCTGCTCGAGAATCCCTGGGTCTTTTCCCGGATCTGTGCATCCACTTTGTCGGCATTCTCCTTGTCACAGGTCAGGAATAGCTGCTGATAGCTGATATGGCCTTCGGAATCCAGATCCTTGAACTCATCCGGCAGGCTGTCAAAGACCGTATTGCTGACCACTCCTTCCACTTCCAGCAGAGGAGAAATAAGAATGCCCATGGGTCTTTGGTCGGTCAGCAGCCCAATCTCCATCTCCACTTTGTGATTTCCTTCGCTCCCATCTTCCAAATCCTCATCCTCAGGGGAAAAGTGCAGGAAATCCCCCGGTTTCATATCCAGAAGCTCCCCTCCGGTACGTTTTCCATTGACATAGGTCTGCCCATAATTGATCAGAATCATCCGCGGATGCTCCGGATCCCGATATTCCCCAGGGTCCACGCCCAATTCAGCAGTATACCGGTCAAAGCTCTCATCATCCAGACAGGCAAGCTTGATCCTGAAATCCTTGATTTCATCCTTATCATAAACCCGATGCACCAGCTTCGAAAGCTTTGCATCCTTTATTGGGTAGGAACCGACGGTTTCTTTCATCTGAGTGGTTTCCTTTACGTCCTTCAGAGCAGCAATTTCCTGATTGATCTGTTGGATTCCCTGCCCTGCACTACTATAGGATACCATCAGATCATAATTTACGCCGGTTTGCATATAGCCTCCGCTTCTTCCCAGAGCTTCTGCATAATAGGAAACCGTCAGAAACAGCACCAGACTGATGGTAAGCGATATCACAGTGGAACGGTATTTTTTCCGGCTGCGCTTCAAATTCTTCAAGGCGATTTCCCCTTCAAAACCAAACAGAGCGTGGGTCAGCCGGGATGTCTTTACCGATTTGCGGGTCAAATGCACCTCTTTGGTCTGGCGGATCGCATCAATAGGCATAATCTTCGATGCCCGCCGGGCAGGAACCCACACCGAAACAAAGATGGTCAAAGCGGCCAATACGGCAGCTGCCACAATGGACGGAAGGGATACATGCAGCGCAAGTCCGGCTTCGGAGGAAAAGTTGGAAAAGCTGTTCAACAGCGGCCGGATGGCGGAAAGGGTAATGCCGATGCCGGCAATCCCGGCAAAAATCCCCAGGGGAATCCCGACAACGCCAAGGAGGAATCCTTCAAAATAGACACTGCGGCGCTTCTGCTGCTTTGTGGCGCCTACACTGGCCAGCATTCCCAGCTGACTGACCCGCTCGGAGATGGAAATGGCAAATGCGTTGTAAATAAGCGATACGGAAGCCACCATAATAATGATCAGGAATATCGAAGCGAACCCATATATCGCATTCTGCGCAGAGTCATTTGCAACGATGCCACTGTAACGCAAAAGCTCCCTGTTATATTTCACATGAGTATCATCCAGGCCAATGCTTTTCACAATTTTTCCCACATCATGGAAAAAGCTGCGACTCAGCCTTCCTGCCGTCAGGGTAACGGTGACTTTGTCCTCCGGACGCAGCGCCTCCTTGTCCAGACGGGTAATGGAAGTATACCCCGGGGCAGAAATGGGCTCAAACCCGGGTCGTTCCATGATCCCTGCCACTACATATGTGCGGGTCTGTTCCGGAACGAAAGTTTCGTACGGGCTTTCTCCCTTTTCCTGATCCGATTGGCTCTGATAGGGAACGGACTGGTCCAGGACGCCCCCATTCGAAGCATCCGAACTCTTACGCTTTCCAATCTGGAAGGAAACGGTGTCCCCCACATGGTACTCCACACCGCCGTTGGTCTTCAGATGCTCCGGCAGCACAAGCTCCCCGTCGTTTTGCGGCATACGCCCTTCCAATAATTTCACCGGCGTATTTTTATAGCTGTCATCGCTGAATTTTTCCACAAACAAATAAGGTTTGTCTTCATTTTTTCCATTCTTCAGCTGTGCATATCCCACATCCTGTCCGAGGGAAATTTCCGGCTTGAACCTGGCTTTCTCAAAAGCAGGTATGTCTTCCACCCGTACATCGGAGACTCTGGCATGCCAGTTTCCGGTATCCGCCATAGTTTCCCTGCGCATGGTATCCAAAAAAGAAGAGCAGAAGGTGGATACCGCAGCGATCATGGCAGTGGATAGAATGATCCCGATAATGGTCACCACAGTCCATTTCCTGTTGGACTTCATGCTGCGAAGGGTAAAACGGCTCATTACATTCATTTCCGGATCACCTCGTCACTGGCAATACGTCCATCTTCAATGGAAATGACACGATCCGCCTGAAGCGCAATGTTCGTATCATGGGTGATCAGAATCAGGGTCTGATAATACTTTTCATTGGACATACGCAGCAGATGCACAATATCCGCGCTGTTGGCACTGTCCAGATTTCCGGTGGGCTCATCCGCCAGCATCAGAGCCGGATTGTTGATCAGGGCCCGGCCAATGGACACGCGCTGCTGCTGACCGCCGGAAAGCTGATTGGGCAGATGATGGACACGATCGCTGATATTCAGGGTACTCAGCATCTCAGTAAGCCTCTTTTTATCCGGCTTTCTTCCATCCAGCAGCAGGGGCAGCGTGATGTTCTCCTCCACATCCAATACCGGAATGAGATTGTAGAACTGATAAATCAATCCCACCTGCCGTCTCCGGAAAATGGCCAGCTTGGTTTCATCCAGCTGATAAATATCGGTGCCTTCGAGAAATACTTTCCCCGAAGTAGGCCGATCCACGCCGCCCAGAATATGAAGTAGTGTGGATTTGCCGGATCCGGACGGACCAATAATGGCGACAAATTCGCCTTTGTTCACCGTAAAGCTCACATTATCCAGGGCACGGACCTTTGCTTCCCCGCGTCCATATGTTTTTGTCAGGTTTTCCACCCGAAGGATTTCCAAAATAATTTACCTCCCCACGCAAAGCAGTTTTCCGATACAAAATCATCTTCTGCAGTCTGCGCTTATTTTTTTCTCCCCATGGGATCTGACATTATTTTAAAACCTGCATGTGACAATCCGGTGACTATCCAAAATGTTTTTGATTTTTAGAAACCTGCTTCCAGTCGTATCGCTGCTATAAAATATCCCATCATACTCCAAAATATTTCTGACTTTTGAAGCCTACTTCTTCGGAAAACGCAGAATGAATTCCGCTCCGCCCTCCAAGGCATTTTTGGCGCCCAGGGTGCCGCCCTGTGCCTGCACAATGGATTTTGCCATGGCCAGCCCAATCCCCACACTGTTGTCGGCGGAGCTTTTTCCTTTATAAAAGCGGTCGAAAAGATAAGGCAGATCCGCTTTGTCGATTCCCGGACCACTGTCCCGGACCTTGATTTCCGTAAACAGAACATTGGAAGAAGCGAAAACATGGATTTCGCCACCCACCGGTGTATGCTCCGTACAGTTCTTCAGAATGTTGGTCAGCGCTTCCGCCGTCCAGTTTTCATCACAGGACAGGGTCCCTTTCCCTGCCTGAACGGAAACGGTCTGCTCCTTTAGCTCCATGGAGATCCGTATCGGATAAAAAGCTTTTTCAATCAGGCGGGAAAGCGGAACAGGGGTGGACCGGAAGGAAACCGATTCCGCATCCAGCCGGGAAATCGTAAGCAGCGCATTGGTTAGCCATGTCAGGCGTTTCAGCTGCAGCTGCAGCTGTGCTGTAAATTCGTTTCGCCGGCTCTCATCCAGATTACTGTCCTCCAATAACTCCGTCATGACGGACATGGAAGTCAGCGGCGTCTTGAACTGATGGGAGATATCGGACAGGGCATCCGCCAACTGCAGCTT includes these proteins:
- a CDS encoding metal ABC transporter ATP-binding protein, yielding MEEEKVRLVKGMEGRRGGEMSGRNVIEAKNLSFGYESTPIFEGVSFSVRPGDFIAIIGSNGAGKSTLLRLILGELAPSSGDLRLLGQDIRQFRDWPKIGYLPQNGLGSGAGFPATVQEIVQANLFSRIGLMRFPKKEHREKTLHALELVGMKDYAGRKIGELSGGQQQRVLLARVLVNDPEIMLLDEPTNGVDARSVQSFFELLSECNEEAGLTIVMVTHDIARAENHVSRVLCLEEGTLIELKKAQIEKELSQKHKHQRRPDHGNSGI
- a CDS encoding LacI family DNA-binding transcriptional regulator; the encoded protein is MVTLKDIAREAGVSVMTVSRVVNGNFSKVSLENIKKIQAIIKEKHYVPNSTARSLSSKSSHIVSLIVRGRQNELANPYNATMVGEIVPLIQKQGYYLMLHFTDQYGDITQRLRAWNVEGAIFVGTFDGEIQKIMQDNHIPLIFTDSYSRVRQITNVGVDDYKGGELAAQYLLDNGHKDFAFVGWPLASGVVRGRFRGFRETLEKAGYSLDRSHILEARDTRDSILDIVDTICEFEEEHIAIFTSADLLAVTLMDLLRDRNRIAPRDYSIIGFDDLSIAGYVTPRLTTISQSFPKKAKAATDLLFRHIQDPAAPSENVTLDVRLVRRESVSCRNRS
- a CDS encoding ABC transporter ATP-binding protein; the protein is MEILRVENLTKTYGRGEAKVRALDNVSFTVNKGEFVAIIGPSGSGKSTLLHILGGVDRPTSGKVFLEGTDIYQLDETKLAIFRRRQVGLIYQFYNLIPVLDVEENITLPLLLDGRKPDKKRLTEMLSTLNISDRVHHLPNQLSGGQQQRVSIGRALINNPALMLADEPTGNLDSANSADIVHLLRMSNEKYYQTLILITHDTNIALQADRVISIEDGRIASDEVIRK
- a CDS encoding FtsX-like permease family protein, giving the protein MNVMSRFTLRSMKSNRKWTVVTIIGIILSTAMIAAVSTFCSSFLDTMRRETMADTGNWHARVSDVRVEDIPAFEKARFKPEISLGQDVGYAQLKNGKNEDKPYLFVEKFSDDSYKNTPVKLLEGRMPQNDGELVLPEHLKTNGGVEYHVGDTVSFQIGKRKSSDASNGGVLDQSVPYQSQSDQEKGESPYETFVPEQTRTYVVAGIMERPGFEPISAPGYTSITRLDKEALRPEDKVTVTLTAGRLSRSFFHDVGKIVKSIGLDDTHVKYNRELLRYSGIVANDSAQNAIYGFASIFLIIIMVASVSLIYNAFAISISERVSQLGMLASVGATKQQKRRSVYFEGFLLGVVGIPLGIFAGIAGIGITLSAIRPLLNSFSNFSSEAGLALHVSLPSIVAAAVLAALTIFVSVWVPARRASKIMPIDAIRQTKEVHLTRKSVKTSRLTHALFGFEGEIALKNLKRSRKKYRSTVISLTISLVLFLTVSYYAEALGRSGGYMQTGVNYDLMVSYSSAGQGIQQINQEIAALKDVKETTQMKETVGSYPIKDAKLSKLVHRVYDKDEIKDFRIKLACLDDESFDRYTAELGVDPGEYRDPEHPRMILINYGQTYVNGKRTGGELLDMKPGDFLHFSPEDEDLEDGSEGNHKVEMEIGLLTDQRPMGILISPLLEVEGVVSNTVFDSLPDEFKDLDSEGHISYQQLFLTCDKENADKVDAQIREKTQGFSSRAYIYNVATEAQSERNLLIVLRVFIYGFITLISLICIANIFNTVTTNIALRRHEFAMLRSVGMTPRSFNRMIRFESIFYGLKSLMFGLPISIGISFFLHRMEEDVYEVGFALPWKSYLAAIVLIFVIVGVTMLYSTSKVKKENIIDALKEDNL
- a CDS encoding metal ABC transporter permease, yielding MAILEYDFMRRAFLAGILLAVIVPCIGIIVVLKRLSMMGDALSHTSLAGVAAGLVMGINPILGAVVTCIAAALGIEAIRKRIPKFSEMSIAIIMSAGIGLAGVLSGFVKNAANFNSFLFGSIVAISDFEMILVVCISCAVLLTFLLLYKELFYIALDEQSARLAGIPVKSINFIFTILTAVTVSIAARTVGALIVSSLMVVPVACGMQVGKSYKQTVVYSILFAVSFTIAGLFLSYYLRLKPGGTIVLIGVLCLVALLLIKRFARRTVPAAANRK
- a CDS encoding carbohydrate ABC transporter permease → MVIRTSVERPARIRRSQSDLVFNLFIYGFAILTLVIVLYPLYFVVIASFSSPNAVSAGKVWFYPVGFTLDGYRELLKHADIWIGYRNTIAYTLMGTLIGIAVNIPAAYALSRKDLAGRGFFTFLFVFTMFFSGGLIPTYLTVQDFHLYDTFWVMVLPFSVSVYNIIVARTFFSTSIPSDLWDAAQIDGCGNIRYFFQIVIPLSKAVIAVIGLWTAVWHWNSYFNALIYLKDPNLYPLQLILRDILITNNMQSAMGTGEAAQIALRKAALMRYAVIIVSTVPIMVFYPFVQKYFNQGVMIGAVKG
- a CDS encoding ABC transporter permease subunit, whose protein sequence is MNSANTQQPIRGKMQHLWRRTRRNLGLYLLLLPAVILLICFAYKPMYGVIIAFKDFRPATGITGSPWADPWHKYFTKFFKSFQFDTTIRNTLVINLYSLAAGFPLPILLALIVNQMKGNWFRKSFQTITYLPHFISTVVMVGIIILFLSPGSGLIGNTYRLFGKEAPNLMGSAGAFSSVYVWSDIWQNFGWDSIIYIAALSSVDPSLYEAATVDGASKRQKMWHIDVPMLIPTAVILLIMRVGGLMGLGFEKVYLMQNDMNLKTSEVISTYVYKMGILSAQYSYSAAINMFNTIINFILLFAVNQISRRFSENSLW
- a CDS encoding metal ABC transporter substrate-binding protein, coding for MKQFRKILLTGCLILLLFTGCGSSRNPSTPGKGGHKLQNGKLSVCASFYPMYDFARKIGGGKVLVTNMVPAGTEPHDWEPAASDIVTLEKADVFVYNGAGLEGWAKGVLASLQNRNLIPVEASKDVPLLKGQSSEKKKGNNPSSDPHVWLNPQYAKKEMENIKNGFVKADPGNKSYYEANYAKYAGETDQLDRELKDTFSALPKKDIVVAHQAFGYLCEAYGLHQIGVEGLVPDSEPDPARMAEIIELARKYGVKVIFFEELVSPKVSETIADAVGAKIAVLNPIEGLSEKQLASGDDYFSVMRQNARALKKALQ
- a CDS encoding transcriptional repressor, producing MKEQNIKWPSGLKRTRPRQKVLSVLEHAEEPLSAMDISTEIEKDGGTVWMSTIYRILDLFEKEGIVLKISMMDNEMALYELNRSRHKHYAICLGCRKILPMDNCPMGNFVPKIEEEDFHVVGHHIVVYGYCRECSSKKSK
- a CDS encoding HAMP domain-containing sensor histidine kinase — its product is MKWLRNREIRKLLCIMLLITMAAVVITHAFLPIAAVAAGAGCLLLDILFLIFVRRQYRLLSALGDYLRRVNDGEYALELPDNEEGELSILKSEIYKVTVSLNERSEQLKRDKLQLADALSDISHQFKTPLTSMSVMTELLEDSNLDESRRNEFTAQLQLQLKRLTWLTNALLTISRLDAESVSFRSTPVPLSRLIEKAFYPIRISMELKEQTVSVQAGKGTLSCDENWTAEALTNILKNCTEHTPVGGEIHVFASSNVLFTEIKVRDSGPGIDKADLPYLFDRFYKGKSSADNSVGIGLAMAKSIVQAQGGTLGAKNALEGGAEFILRFPKK